A stretch of the Sulfurimonas sp. HSL3-1 genome encodes the following:
- the carB gene encoding carbamoyl-phosphate synthase large subunit: MPKRDDIKTILLIGSGPIVIGQACEFDYSGTQAVKTLKELGYRVVLINSNPATIMTDPEFADRTYIEPIKEEIIAQIIAKENVDAILPTMGGQTALNAAMSMYEKGMLDGIEFLGANPEAIKKGEDRQAFKEAMIKLGMDLPHSRYAYNMDEALAAAEEIGFPIIIRASFTLAGGGSGVAYNIDEYKLLAQRGLDESPITEILVEESLLGWKEYEMEVIRDRADNCIIVCSIENFDPMGVHTGDSITIAPALTLTDKEYQRMRDASFEILREIGVDTGGSNVQFSVDPKTGRMIVIEMNPRVSRSSALASKATGYPIAKVATLLAVGFTLDEITNDITGTPASFEPVIDYIVTKTPRFTFEKFPEAESTLTTGMKSVGEAMAVGRTFKESMQKALCSLETGLCGFDEMAGDMDHIRHEIRRPNAERMLYVAEGFRRGMGVEELFELSKIDPWFLYQIEEIVAEEQTVDLDILNDAVRLRKAKANGFSDKKIAQLIAKQGAGDIRESDVYNARKRMGIHLEYNEVDTCAAEFEALTPYLYSTTNITTLPEQPTRASDKKKVMILGGGPNRIGQGIEFDYCCVHAAFALEEMGIETIMYNCNPETVSTDYDTSDVLYFEPIDLEHVREVIEYEKPNGIIVHFGGQTPLKLANPLTAIGAQIAGTPAKVIDLAEDREKFSDFVTKHDLKQPENGIATTKEEAISVASRLGYPVLVRPSFVLGGRAMRIVYKEEELRQYMDEAVSVSNDAPVLVDKFLDQAVELDVDAICDGSEVYIGSVMQHIEEAGIHSGDSACSLPPLNLSDALLAQVEQQTKTIALGLGVIGLLNIQYAIYQNEVYLIEVNPRASRTVPFVSKATGMPLAKVATRVMMGDTLRNALAFYDNYDIVIEGDGLLKPRLRDHIALKEAVFPFNKLYGADLVLSPEMKSTGEVMGISSSFGVSFAKSQMAAGNRIPTSGTCFLSFITMDKPAGVEIARGLHEHGFKLVATRGTQKVIEEAGIPCEPVLKISEGRPNIEDMMKNGDITMAINTSDNNTSKKDAIVIRQIVLRMNIPYFTTLSAARAAIDALGHMKDDAWTAPQALQDYLA, from the coding sequence ATGCCAAAACGCGATGACATCAAAACGATTCTGCTCATCGGCTCCGGCCCGATCGTAATCGGTCAGGCCTGCGAATTCGACTACTCCGGCACCCAGGCGGTCAAAACGCTCAAAGAGCTCGGCTACCGTGTCGTCCTGATCAACTCCAACCCGGCGACGATCATGACGGACCCGGAGTTTGCCGACCGTACTTACATTGAGCCGATCAAAGAAGAGATCATCGCCCAGATCATTGCAAAAGAGAACGTCGATGCGATCCTGCCGACCATGGGCGGGCAGACGGCGCTGAATGCCGCCATGAGCATGTACGAAAAAGGGATGCTCGACGGCATCGAGTTCCTCGGCGCCAATCCCGAAGCGATTAAAAAAGGCGAGGACCGCCAAGCCTTCAAGGAAGCGATGATCAAGCTCGGCATGGACCTGCCGCATTCGCGCTACGCCTACAACATGGACGAAGCGCTCGCGGCGGCCGAAGAGATCGGGTTCCCCATTATCATCCGCGCTTCCTTTACCCTCGCCGGCGGCGGCTCGGGCGTTGCCTACAACATCGACGAGTACAAACTGCTTGCCCAGCGCGGTCTGGATGAGAGCCCGATCACCGAGATCCTCGTCGAAGAGTCCCTGCTGGGCTGGAAAGAGTACGAGATGGAAGTTATCCGCGACCGCGCCGACAACTGCATCATCGTCTGTTCCATCGAGAACTTCGACCCGATGGGCGTCCATACCGGCGACTCCATCACGATCGCCCCGGCATTGACGCTGACCGACAAAGAGTATCAGCGCATGCGCGATGCTTCCTTCGAGATTCTGCGCGAGATCGGCGTCGATACCGGCGGTTCCAACGTCCAGTTCTCCGTCGATCCGAAAACGGGACGCATGATCGTCATCGAGATGAACCCCCGCGTCTCCCGCTCCTCGGCACTGGCGTCTAAGGCGACGGGCTACCCTATCGCCAAAGTCGCGACCCTGCTCGCCGTCGGCTTTACCCTCGACGAGATCACCAACGATATCACCGGGACGCCGGCCTCCTTCGAACCGGTCATCGACTACATCGTCACCAAGACGCCGCGCTTCACCTTCGAGAAGTTCCCTGAAGCCGAAAGCACCCTGACGACGGGAATGAAATCCGTCGGCGAGGCGATGGCCGTCGGCCGCACCTTCAAAGAATCCATGCAGAAAGCACTCTGTTCACTGGAAACGGGCCTCTGCGGCTTTGACGAGATGGCGGGCGACATGGATCACATCCGCCACGAGATCCGCCGGCCGAACGCCGAGCGGATGCTCTACGTCGCCGAAGGCTTCCGCCGCGGTATGGGCGTGGAAGAGCTCTTTGAACTCTCCAAAATCGACCCGTGGTTCCTCTACCAGATCGAAGAGATCGTCGCCGAAGAGCAGACGGTCGACCTTGACATCCTCAACGACGCCGTCCGCCTGCGCAAGGCCAAAGCCAACGGCTTCAGCGACAAGAAGATCGCCCAGCTGATCGCCAAACAGGGTGCGGGCGACATCCGCGAGAGCGACGTCTACAATGCGCGCAAACGCATGGGTATCCACCTCGAGTACAACGAGGTCGATACCTGTGCGGCCGAGTTCGAGGCACTGACGCCCTACCTCTACTCCACGACGAACATCACGACCCTGCCCGAACAGCCGACGCGCGCCTCGGACAAGAAAAAGGTGATGATCCTCGGCGGCGGGCCGAACCGCATCGGCCAGGGGATCGAGTTCGACTACTGCTGCGTCCACGCGGCATTCGCCCTCGAGGAAATGGGGATCGAGACGATCATGTACAACTGTAACCCCGAGACCGTCTCCACCGACTACGACACCTCGGACGTCCTCTACTTCGAGCCGATCGACCTCGAGCACGTGCGCGAAGTGATCGAGTACGAAAAGCCCAACGGTATCATCGTCCACTTCGGCGGCCAGACCCCGCTGAAGCTCGCAAACCCGCTCACGGCCATCGGCGCGCAGATCGCGGGGACCCCGGCGAAGGTGATCGACCTGGCCGAAGACCGCGAAAAATTCTCCGACTTCGTGACCAAGCACGACCTTAAACAGCCAGAAAACGGCATCGCCACGACCAAAGAGGAGGCGATCAGCGTCGCTTCGCGTCTGGGCTACCCTGTTCTCGTGCGCCCCTCCTTCGTCCTCGGCGGCCGCGCTATGCGCATCGTCTACAAAGAGGAGGAGCTTCGCCAGTACATGGACGAAGCCGTTTCCGTCTCCAACGACGCCCCGGTCCTCGTCGACAAGTTCCTCGACCAGGCGGTCGAGCTCGACGTCGACGCCATCTGTGACGGCAGCGAGGTCTATATCGGTTCGGTCATGCAGCACATCGAAGAGGCCGGCATCCACTCCGGCGACTCCGCCTGTTCGCTGCCGCCGCTCAACCTCAGCGATGCGCTGCTCGCACAGGTCGAACAGCAGACGAAAACGATCGCGCTCGGCCTCGGCGTCATCGGCCTGCTGAACATCCAGTACGCCATCTACCAGAACGAGGTCTACCTCATCGAGGTCAATCCGCGCGCATCGCGTACCGTCCCCTTCGTCTCCAAGGCGACAGGGATGCCGCTCGCGAAGGTTGCGACCCGCGTTATGATGGGCGACACCCTGCGCAACGCACTGGCCTTCTACGACAACTACGATATCGTCATCGAAGGCGACGGGCTGCTCAAACCACGCCTGCGTGACCACATCGCCCTCAAAGAGGCCGTCTTCCCGTTCAACAAACTCTACGGCGCCGACCTGGTCCTGAGCCCGGAGATGAAATCGACCGGCGAAGTCATGGGGATCAGCTCCAGCTTCGGCGTCAGCTTCGCCAAGTCGCAGATGGCTGCGGGCAACCGCATCCCGACTTCGGGAACCTGCTTCCTCTCCTTCATCACGATGGACAAACCGGCCGGCGTCGAGATCGCCCGCGGACTGCATGAACACGGCTTCAAGCTCGTCGCCACCCGCGGCACCCAGAAGGTGATCGAAGAGGCGGGTATCCCCTGCGAACCCGTCCTCAAGATCTCCGAAGGACGCCCGAACATCGAAGACATGATGAAAAACGGCGACATCACCATGGCGATCAACACCTCCGACAACAATACGTCGAAAAAAGACGCCATCGTCATCCGCCAGATCGTCCTGCGGATGAACATCCCCTATTTCACGACGCTCAGTGCCGCGCGCGCCGCGATCGATGCGCTCGGCCACATGAAGGACGATGCTTGGACCGCCCCGCAAGCCCTTCAAGACTACCTGGCCTGA
- a CDS encoding glutathionylspermidine synthase family protein — protein MVRLDTVSALPNDALDALGFTWHTDSDGTRYVADELVLVSDAEAEAYYEAANTLYDMYVQAAEYVIENDLFFDLGIPFNLIDPIKKSWENDVHWHVYGRFDLAGGIDGAPIKLIEFNADTPTGLYESAVLQWALLKHNGLDEARQFNNIYEALLQNFRRLITLFDDPDDFEKFYDGWKILFSSVEGNDEEEVTTKLLRQIATDAGFATGFEFLQNVRFDDEGIFDADDSPYEYWFKLYPWEDIATDEPELAVLLGAIMANRKAIILNPAYTLLFQSKGMLKILCDLFPDSPYLLKTSFEPLSGVKQVEKRMFGREGANTQIMDADGSVLYSTEGPYGNYRPLYQEYVPFSQDRNGNRYQAGIFFAYEACGLGFRRGGEILDNMSKFVGHMLS, from the coding sequence ATGGTCCGACTCGACACCGTTTCGGCACTGCCGAACGACGCCCTGGACGCCCTCGGCTTTACCTGGCACACTGACAGTGACGGTACCCGCTATGTTGCCGACGAACTGGTCCTCGTCAGTGATGCCGAAGCCGAGGCCTACTACGAAGCGGCCAATACCCTCTATGACATGTACGTTCAGGCGGCGGAGTATGTCATTGAAAACGACCTTTTTTTCGATCTCGGCATCCCTTTCAACCTGATCGATCCGATCAAAAAGAGTTGGGAGAACGACGTCCACTGGCACGTCTACGGACGGTTCGACCTTGCCGGGGGGATCGACGGGGCGCCGATCAAGCTGATCGAGTTCAACGCCGACACGCCGACGGGGCTCTACGAGAGCGCCGTGCTGCAGTGGGCGCTGCTGAAGCACAATGGACTCGATGAAGCGCGCCAGTTCAACAACATCTACGAAGCTTTACTCCAAAACTTCCGCCGCCTCATCACCCTCTTTGACGACCCGGACGATTTCGAGAAGTTCTACGACGGCTGGAAGATCCTTTTCAGCAGCGTCGAGGGCAATGACGAGGAGGAGGTGACGACGAAGCTGCTGCGCCAGATCGCGACCGACGCGGGCTTCGCCACGGGCTTCGAGTTCCTTCAGAACGTCCGCTTCGATGACGAAGGGATCTTTGATGCTGATGACAGCCCCTACGAATACTGGTTCAAGCTCTACCCCTGGGAAGACATCGCCACGGACGAACCGGAACTCGCGGTCCTGCTCGGCGCGATCATGGCCAACCGGAAGGCGATCATTCTCAACCCCGCCTACACCCTGCTCTTCCAGTCCAAGGGGATGCTCAAGATCCTCTGCGACCTCTTCCCGGACTCCCCCTACCTGCTCAAAACGTCATTCGAGCCGCTTTCGGGCGTGAAGCAGGTGGAAAAGCGGATGTTCGGTCGTGAAGGGGCCAATACGCAGATCATGGACGCCGACGGCAGCGTCCTGTACTCAACGGAGGGGCCTTACGGCAACTATCGCCCGCTCTACCAGGAATATGTCCCCTTCTCGCAGGACCGCAACGGCAACCGCTACCAGGCGGGCATCTTCTTCGCCTACGAGGCGTGCGGGCTCGGTTTCCGCCGCGGCGGCGAGATACTGGACAATATGAGCAAGTTTGTGGGGCATATGCTTTCGTAG
- a CDS encoding AI-2E family transporter, which translates to MEQTNRFGNVFIILAAVVIVFAGVKAASAIIIPFLLSLFLAIILMPLLHFLMDRKIPMALAMLMLIGLLLLFFVLFGVIVGHATNDFIGNLPGYEADLRNRLGGVAAWLTGQGITLPEKNLQTLLDPSAVFAYMTGALKGFGSILTNGFVILLTTVFMLLEGVAYRNKIAYIYRRNHSEGQKHLNEILAKINHYMALKALISAGTGVLVYLLLLIFGLDYPVLWGVVAFLLNFIPNIGSIMAAVPAVLLALIQLDPASAFWIAAGYVAINVLVGSIIEPKVMGRGLDLSTLVVFLSLIFWGWLLGPVGMLLSIPLTIMVKIVFDSEESTRWIAVLLGTGGNGQTEEA; encoded by the coding sequence ATGGAGCAGACAAACCGTTTCGGGAACGTTTTTATTATCCTCGCCGCCGTTGTCATTGTCTTTGCCGGTGTTAAAGCGGCATCTGCGATCATTATTCCTTTTTTGCTGTCGCTTTTCCTTGCGATCATCCTGATGCCGCTGCTGCACTTTCTGATGGATCGAAAAATCCCGATGGCGCTGGCCATGCTGATGCTCATCGGTCTGCTCCTGCTCTTCTTTGTGCTTTTCGGCGTGATCGTCGGCCATGCCACGAATGACTTCATCGGCAATCTCCCCGGTTATGAAGCCGATCTGAGAAACCGCCTCGGCGGGGTGGCGGCATGGTTGACCGGGCAGGGGATAACCCTGCCGGAAAAGAACCTGCAGACGCTGCTCGATCCCAGCGCGGTGTTTGCCTATATGACCGGGGCCCTCAAGGGGTTCGGATCGATCCTGACAAACGGGTTTGTGATTCTACTGACGACGGTATTCATGCTACTGGAGGGGGTGGCCTACCGTAACAAGATCGCCTATATCTACCGCCGGAACCACTCTGAGGGCCAGAAGCATCTCAACGAAATCCTGGCGAAGATCAACCACTATATGGCGCTCAAAGCGCTGATCAGCGCCGGTACGGGTGTGCTCGTCTATCTGCTGCTGCTCATCTTCGGCCTGGATTACCCTGTACTGTGGGGTGTCGTAGCTTTCTTGCTGAACTTTATTCCCAATATCGGATCGATTATGGCCGCCGTACCCGCTGTTTTGCTGGCACTCATCCAGCTTGACCCGGCTTCGGCGTTCTGGATTGCGGCCGGGTATGTCGCCATCAACGTGCTGGTGGGTTCAATCATCGAACCGAAGGTGATGGGCAGAGGGCTCGACCTTTCGACTTTGGTCGTCTTTTTGTCGTTGATCTTCTGGGGATGGCTGCTGGGGCCCGTCGGTATGCTGCTCTCGATCCCTTTGACAATCATGGTGAAGATCGTTTTTGATTCGGAAGAGTCGACCCGCTGGATCGCCGTGCTGCTCGGCACGGGTGGTAACGGCCAGACGGAAGAGGCGTAA
- a CDS encoding copper chaperone PCu(A)C, producing the protein MTLLHRALITALLFVAGLSAQSVEVSGIYVREVPPNMPNSAAFMELTNSTDKPVALVSAASTAAKTVELHEHANVNGMMQMRQIPKIDVPAGGTTMLQPGGLHVMLIGLTQKLKAGETVTITLNFSDGESITLEAPVKKVAGMMMQPKMKCGSGKCGK; encoded by the coding sequence ATGACCCTTTTGCATCGCGCACTGATCACAGCACTCCTCTTTGTCGCCGGCCTCTCCGCCCAGTCTGTCGAAGTCTCCGGCATCTATGTTCGCGAAGTCCCGCCGAATATGCCCAACAGCGCCGCATTTATGGAGTTGACGAACTCCACCGACAAGCCGGTCGCGCTGGTAAGCGCCGCTTCGACGGCGGCCAAGACGGTTGAACTCCACGAACATGCGAATGTCAACGGCATGATGCAGATGCGCCAGATCCCGAAGATCGACGTTCCGGCCGGCGGGACGACGATGCTTCAGCCGGGCGGCCTGCATGTCATGCTCATCGGCCTGACACAGAAACTCAAGGCGGGTGAAACCGTCACGATTACATTGAACTTCTCCGACGGTGAAAGCATTACACTTGAAGCGCCTGTCAAAAAGGTGGCCGGCATGATGATGCAGCCAAAAATGAAATGCGGCAGCGGCAAGTGCGGAAAGTGA
- the ung gene encoding uracil-DNA glycosylase gives MQIDPKIDPSWKRVLSSEFEQPYFQELKRFLLGEKAAFIIYPKGADIFAAYNLTPYEKVKVVILGQDPYHGPNQAHGLAFSVQRGIAHPPSLQNIFKELREDIGCAVPQHGTLEAWAQQGVFLLNTVLTVREGQAHSHKEQGWERFTDATIKALSDGREKLVFILWGRPAQMKASLIDASRHHIITSPHPSPLSAYRGFFGSKPFSWTNAYLQSAGIAPIDWCLNDA, from the coding sequence ATGCAGATTGACCCCAAGATCGACCCCTCGTGGAAGCGTGTGCTTTCCTCGGAATTCGAGCAGCCCTATTTTCAGGAGTTGAAGCGATTTCTTCTCGGTGAAAAAGCTGCTTTTATCATCTATCCCAAAGGTGCCGACATTTTCGCTGCATACAATCTGACACCCTATGAGAAGGTCAAAGTCGTGATACTCGGTCAGGACCCCTACCATGGCCCGAATCAGGCGCACGGGCTGGCATTTTCCGTCCAGCGGGGGATTGCACATCCGCCCTCCCTTCAGAATATCTTCAAGGAGTTAAGAGAGGACATCGGCTGTGCGGTCCCGCAGCATGGGACGCTGGAGGCGTGGGCGCAGCAGGGGGTCTTTCTGCTCAATACGGTCCTGACGGTCCGTGAAGGTCAGGCGCATTCGCATAAGGAACAGGGGTGGGAGCGTTTTACCGATGCAACCATCAAAGCACTCAGCGACGGCCGGGAGAAGCTCGTCTTTATTCTCTGGGGGCGGCCGGCCCAGATGAAAGCGTCGCTCATCGACGCCTCCCGCCACCATATCATCACCTCCCCGCACCCCTCTCCGCTCTCCGCCTACCGCGGTTTTTTCGGTTCGAAACCCTTTTCGTGGACCAATGCCTACCTGCAAAGCGCGGGGATCGCTCCGATCGACTGGTGCCTGAATGATGCATGA
- a CDS encoding OmpP1/FadL family transporter — protein sequence MTRTIKLAMAAAMALTATSAFATNGDNLMGLGAKARGMGGVGIATAFGAESGLANPALLSAVKSNEISFGGTLFMPKVDFESNAFAEAYSAATATPVMPVSSDTSKADMSMIPEVALASRINENVVVGIGMFGVAGMGTDYRDTLDGNTGVSSNGSFGMRTNLQLMRFAVPVSYSNSGFSVGVAPMLQYGSLNIAYAMPLATGGIDPQGSGVSEDFGFGYEIGVAYDAGAVGITGLTFGAKYQSAIDMTYDHTLEVTSQAFGLTGIDDHLEQPAEIGVGISYDILGSGNTIAFDYKQIRWADAKGYKDFEWDNQNVFSVGYEYTRNNWAVRLGYNFAENPIQEQAGASMMAPGEYDGAVKNFFNLAGFPAVVESHVTAGGTYSFTKMLSVDAAFVYAPEVSFSYDTSAMGQGLAYNMVLQNGGTPTDAANAAGATANSSADVKHSQTGVTVQLNYAF from the coding sequence ATGACACGTACAATCAAACTGGCAATGGCTGCCGCAATGGCTCTGACAGCAACTTCGGCGTTTGCAACGAACGGCGACAACCTGATGGGTCTTGGTGCGAAAGCACGCGGTATGGGTGGCGTAGGCATTGCCACTGCGTTCGGTGCTGAAAGCGGTCTGGCGAACCCCGCGCTTCTTTCTGCTGTTAAAAGCAATGAGATCTCTTTCGGCGGTACGCTTTTCATGCCGAAGGTTGACTTTGAATCCAATGCATTCGCAGAAGCATATTCAGCAGCAACAGCTACTCCTGTTATGCCGGTCAGCTCTGATACTAGTAAAGCTGATATGAGTATGATCCCTGAGGTTGCACTTGCATCCCGTATCAATGAAAACGTCGTCGTCGGTATCGGCATGTTCGGTGTCGCCGGTATGGGTACAGACTACCGTGATACGCTTGACGGTAATACAGGTGTCAGCAGCAACGGATCTTTCGGTATGCGTACAAACCTGCAACTGATGCGTTTCGCCGTTCCGGTCTCTTACAGCAATTCCGGTTTCAGTGTCGGTGTGGCTCCGATGCTTCAATACGGATCACTGAACATTGCATACGCAATGCCGTTGGCTACAGGTGGTATTGACCCGCAGGGTTCCGGTGTTTCCGAAGATTTCGGTTTCGGCTATGAAATCGGTGTCGCTTACGATGCAGGTGCAGTCGGTATTACCGGTCTGACTTTCGGTGCTAAATACCAGTCTGCTATCGATATGACATATGACCATACGCTTGAAGTAACATCTCAAGCCTTTGGACTGACCGGTATTGATGATCACCTTGAACAACCGGCAGAGATCGGTGTCGGTATCAGCTATGATATCCTCGGAAGCGGCAACACGATCGCATTCGATTACAAGCAGATCCGCTGGGCGGATGCGAAGGGGTATAAGGATTTCGAGTGGGATAACCAGAATGTTTTCTCCGTTGGTTACGAATACACGCGCAACAACTGGGCTGTCCGCCTAGGATACAACTTTGCCGAGAATCCGATCCAGGAGCAGGCCGGTGCAAGTATGATGGCACCGGGCGAGTATGACGGCGCCGTCAAAAACTTCTTTAACCTTGCGGGCTTCCCGGCAGTCGTTGAGTCTCATGTTACGGCGGGTGGTACATACAGCTTCACCAAAATGCTTTCTGTCGACGCGGCCTTCGTTTATGCTCCCGAAGTCAGCTTCTCCTATGACACAAGTGCAATGGGACAGGGACTGGCATACAACATGGTACTCCAAAACGGCGGTACGCCGACAGATGCTGCTAACGCAGCCGGTGCAACTGCGAACTCTTCAGCGGACGTCAAACACTCCCAGACAGGTGTTACGGTACAGCTGAACTATGCGTTCTAA
- a CDS encoding ABC transporter permease — protein sequence MHDLPRKTLFLLAVIVLVTFAGGFFYSADPYMLNSDAILAAPSFAHPFGTDRLGRDLLARIIEGGKISLVIGVGSALIGTFLGFILGAIAGYARGVVDKGFVIVVDLFLTFPTFFLLLALVSYVNASALVLILIISVTGWMTTARLVRSESFAVTSQPFIKILNIAGVSRAKILLKYYAPLLAPIFFVSFTFGVGGAILSESGLSFLGLGIVAPQMSWGTILSNGKEVIDIAWWVSFFPGLMIFLVTLSLMNLANYLQQRTNKKKIQAGA from the coding sequence ATGCATGATCTTCCGCGCAAAACACTCTTCTTGCTGGCAGTGATCGTCCTGGTGACTTTTGCAGGCGGTTTCTTCTATTCGGCTGACCCCTATATGTTGAACAGCGACGCGATCCTCGCTGCACCCTCATTTGCCCATCCGTTCGGTACCGACCGCCTCGGGCGGGACCTTCTCGCGCGCATTATCGAGGGGGGGAAGATCTCGCTTGTTATTGGGGTCGGAAGTGCCTTGATAGGGACGTTTCTCGGGTTTATACTCGGTGCGATCGCCGGGTATGCTAGGGGAGTCGTCGACAAAGGGTTTGTCATTGTCGTGGATCTCTTTCTGACCTTCCCGACCTTTTTCCTGCTGCTGGCCTTGGTGAGCTATGTCAACGCCTCGGCGCTGGTATTGATCCTTATCATCTCAGTGACGGGCTGGATGACGACGGCGCGGCTGGTGCGTTCGGAAAGTTTCGCCGTGACGTCTCAGCCCTTTATCAAAATCCTCAATATTGCCGGGGTGTCTCGGGCGAAAATCCTACTCAAATACTATGCCCCTCTGCTCGCCCCGATTTTCTTTGTCAGCTTTACCTTCGGCGTCGGCGGTGCCATTCTTTCCGAATCGGGTCTGAGCTTCCTGGGACTTGGGATCGTCGCACCTCAGATGAGCTGGGGGACGATCCTGAGCAACGGGAAGGAAGTGATAGACATCGCATGGTGGGTCAGTTTCTTCCCGGGACTGATGATCTTTCTCGTAACGCTCAGTCTGATGAATCTTGCCAACTATCTGCAGCAGCGCACCAATAAGAAAAAAATCCAGGCAGGAGCGTAG
- a CDS encoding SCO family protein → MVQRLILILFPILLAAVAYFFVIPAVERSHYAFTLESADGPVSLSDFRGKKAVAVYFGYTYCPDICPTTFSNLTGAMKLLPPEAAEEMQVIFVSVDTNRDTPKSLKEYVEYFYPTYIGVTGTKEEIDEVVSRFDGTEYTILEGGSKAMGYTVGHTSYVYFFDKQGNFSSRLNHSIDPRETLTHMEKALGISH, encoded by the coding sequence ATGGTCCAACGTCTGATCCTGATTCTTTTCCCGATTTTGCTGGCCGCCGTGGCCTATTTCTTTGTGATTCCCGCCGTGGAACGCTCTCACTACGCCTTTACGCTTGAGAGTGCCGACGGTCCGGTCAGCCTCAGCGATTTCCGGGGCAAAAAGGCCGTCGCCGTCTATTTCGGCTACACCTACTGCCCCGACATCTGCCCGACGACCTTCTCCAATCTCACGGGGGCGATGAAACTTCTTCCGCCCGAAGCGGCTGAAGAGATGCAGGTGATCTTTGTCAGCGTGGACACCAACCGCGATACGCCGAAGAGCCTCAAGGAGTATGTCGAATACTTCTACCCCACCTACATCGGCGTGACCGGGACGAAGGAGGAGATCGACGAGGTCGTCTCACGCTTTGACGGGACGGAATACACGATTCTCGAGGGGGGCAGCAAGGCGATGGGCTACACCGTCGGCCACACCTCCTACGTCTACTTTTTTGACAAACAGGGCAACTTCAGCTCACGCCTGAACCACAGCATCGACCCCCGCGAAACATTGACGCATATGGAAAAAGCGCTCGGCATCTCCCACTAA